In Phyllobacterium zundukense, one DNA window encodes the following:
- a CDS encoding SDR family oxidoreductase — protein MTIKGKVALVTGASSGIGAATALKLAENGVKVGLAARRIDRLTDLQNQIRAMGGEAIAIEMDVVDEASVAAGVEKLATEFGTIDIVFNNAGLMPISDVESLKTSEWHRMVDVNIKGLLNTTAAVLPYMTRQASGHIINTSSIAGRKVFKGLSVYCATKHAVAAFSDGLRMELAPKHNIRVTCIQPGAVESELFEHISDRDYADQMEELKGQMEFLKAADIADTILFALNAPKHVNVAELFVLPTQQAW, from the coding sequence ATGACTATCAAAGGAAAAGTCGCGCTTGTAACCGGGGCATCCAGCGGTATCGGCGCAGCAACTGCGCTCAAGCTGGCGGAAAACGGCGTCAAGGTCGGTTTGGCCGCGCGGCGTATCGATCGCCTGACGGACCTGCAAAATCAGATCCGTGCCATGGGCGGCGAAGCCATCGCCATTGAAATGGATGTGGTCGATGAAGCATCCGTCGCAGCAGGCGTTGAAAAACTGGCAACGGAATTCGGCACCATCGACATCGTATTCAACAATGCAGGCCTGATGCCAATCTCCGATGTTGAAAGCCTGAAGACCAGTGAATGGCATCGTATGGTCGACGTGAACATCAAGGGGTTGCTGAATACGACGGCAGCTGTCCTGCCCTACATGACAAGGCAGGCCTCCGGCCACATCATCAACACATCGTCCATTGCCGGCCGCAAGGTGTTCAAGGGCCTATCGGTCTACTGCGCCACCAAGCACGCAGTGGCCGCATTCAGCGATGGTTTGCGCATGGAGCTGGCGCCCAAGCACAATATCCGTGTGACCTGTATTCAGCCGGGCGCCGTCGAGTCGGAACTCTTCGAACATATCTCCGACAGGGACTATGCGGACCAAATGGAAGAGCTCAAGGGCCAGATGGAATTCCTGAAGGCAGCCGACATAGCCGATACGATTCTTTTCGCCCTCAATGCCCCCAAGCACGTGAACGTCGCCGAGCTTTTCGTTCTGCCGACACAGCAGGCTTGGTAG
- a CDS encoding GlxA family transcriptional regulator — MSVGNPAKKVRFGIILLPQFTLSALSLFLDCLRLAADEKDQSRQIRCKWEITTLSGTSVQSSTGMFVEPTADLSSVLECDYVVVVGGLISPQKKAPETLLAVLRKINRTPIRLIGLCTGSFALAEANVLPEHQCCVSGLHTEEFGEEFSEFSADSVSLYRANGRHYTCAGGMGSAYLALEIIAAEFGDELARKCASILMIPFERRTNEQPALIYSGVSNRVIKQALRLFEKTMEDPISMSEVSRLIGTTRRQMERIFREELGKSPLRVRDQFRVLKAKQLLLETDLNFTQIAVACGLLGTKTLNRAFIREGEPLPRILRASRSQLGDPAFRDQRHAQ, encoded by the coding sequence ATGAGCGTTGGCAATCCGGCAAAGAAAGTACGCTTCGGCATAATCCTGCTGCCGCAGTTTACGCTGTCCGCGCTGAGCCTGTTTCTCGATTGTCTACGACTTGCGGCGGATGAAAAGGATCAGAGCAGACAGATCAGGTGCAAGTGGGAGATAACCACGCTTTCGGGCACAAGCGTACAATCGAGCACCGGAATGTTCGTCGAACCGACGGCGGATCTGAGTTCCGTTCTGGAGTGTGATTACGTCGTGGTCGTCGGAGGCCTGATCAGTCCTCAGAAGAAAGCGCCGGAAACGCTCCTTGCGGTGCTTCGAAAAATCAACAGGACGCCAATACGCCTGATCGGGCTGTGCACAGGCAGTTTTGCTCTCGCAGAAGCCAACGTCCTGCCAGAGCATCAGTGTTGTGTCAGCGGGCTTCATACGGAAGAGTTTGGCGAAGAGTTCAGCGAGTTCTCCGCAGATTCGGTCAGTCTTTATCGCGCCAATGGCAGGCACTACACCTGTGCGGGAGGCATGGGTTCAGCCTATCTTGCCCTTGAGATCATTGCTGCAGAGTTTGGCGATGAACTTGCCCGAAAATGCGCATCGATCCTGATGATCCCTTTCGAACGCCGAACCAATGAGCAGCCGGCGCTCATCTACTCAGGGGTCTCAAACAGGGTAATCAAGCAGGCGCTCCGGCTGTTTGAAAAAACCATGGAAGATCCAATCAGCATGAGTGAGGTATCCCGGCTGATCGGAACAACGCGCAGGCAGATGGAAAGAATTTTCCGCGAGGAGCTTGGAAAATCACCATTGCGGGTGCGCGACCAGTTCAGGGTTCTCAAGGCAAAACAGTTGCTCCTGGAAACGGATTTGAACTTCACCCAAATTGCCGTCGCCTGCGGACTTCTAGGGACCAAAACTCTTAACCGGGCATTTATTCGCGAAGGCGAACCATTGCCAAGGATACTTCGGGCTAGCCGTTCCCAGCTCGGCGACCCAGCGTTTCGTGATCAACGCCACGCACAGTAA
- a CDS encoding DUF2147 domain-containing protein → MFSTQKVIFSLLLAATLTTTALAQTQDISGTYVNESGRTKVRLSECDAGLCGTVVWMKQPVNDVNNPDVSKRDRSVVGLQAVTLKPTGEGNYAGTLYDTESGKTYSGKAKFSDQSVELSGCVLGGLICKASVWRRE, encoded by the coding sequence TTGTTCAGTACTCAAAAAGTTATTTTCTCTCTTCTTCTGGCGGCAACGCTGACGACCACAGCCCTTGCGCAGACACAGGACATTTCCGGAACTTATGTCAATGAATCCGGCCGCACAAAGGTGCGGTTGAGCGAGTGTGACGCCGGGCTTTGCGGAACGGTTGTATGGATGAAGCAACCGGTCAACGACGTCAACAATCCCGATGTTTCCAAACGCGACCGTTCTGTGGTTGGCCTTCAGGCAGTCACTCTGAAGCCAACTGGCGAAGGAAACTACGCCGGTACGCTCTATGATACCGAAAGTGGCAAAACCTATTCAGGCAAGGCAAAATTTTCCGATCAAAGCGTTGAACTATCAGGCTGCGTGCTGGGAGGCCTTATCTGCAAGGCTTCAGTCTGGCGACGTGAATAG
- a CDS encoding adenylate/guanylate cyclase domain-containing protein — protein MSEAQPLFGMLRQSAPPDIVNAIERLVRDAPDRKLSRVNVLAFAAAEGLDEEQTINGFLQASHLGLFDMSWNVLCPGCGGVLDANTSLKTVQSEEYTCALCAAGYEPTLDEMVEVTFTVSPRVRRIEAHNPHMLPPLEYFRQVYWGSGVDLPEEDYEAKVDEFVLESLELPPGEKAVISLQLPPAFVIIFEPVTHAAQFLDLNGEPTRERQSLSLVFDRAHRHHETLELRPGPFRISVENHTEVRVLPSVCIANDALHSLLGRRRPFLTAKRLLSNQTFRDIYRADTIDVDQRLKITSLTFLFTDLRGSTALYERVGDLAAFDLVKTHFGILNEIVGAEAGAVVKTIGDAVMATFPTPDRAVVAAMRMRDAMQKLNNERGNEDLLLKIGIHEGPCIAVSLNERQDYFGQTVNIASRVQNLATSHEIFATGSVLDDPRASGLLAERGVKPMSHNVMLRGITDQISIFTIP, from the coding sequence ATGAGTGAAGCACAGCCTTTATTCGGGATGCTGCGCCAGTCGGCGCCGCCGGACATCGTCAATGCCATCGAGCGGCTCGTTCGCGACGCACCGGACCGCAAGCTCAGCCGCGTCAATGTACTGGCATTCGCCGCCGCGGAAGGCCTCGATGAAGAACAGACGATCAACGGCTTTTTGCAGGCATCGCATCTTGGCCTGTTTGACATGTCGTGGAACGTGCTTTGCCCTGGTTGTGGCGGGGTGCTTGATGCCAATACCTCGCTGAAGACCGTGCAGAGCGAAGAATATACCTGCGCGCTCTGCGCCGCCGGCTACGAGCCGACGCTCGACGAGATGGTCGAGGTAACCTTTACGGTGAGCCCGCGCGTGCGCCGTATCGAGGCCCACAATCCGCACATGCTGCCCCCCCTGGAGTATTTCCGTCAGGTCTATTGGGGTTCGGGCGTGGACCTGCCCGAGGAGGATTATGAGGCGAAGGTCGACGAGTTCGTGCTGGAGTCACTTGAGCTGCCGCCTGGAGAGAAGGCCGTGATCTCGCTGCAGTTGCCGCCAGCGTTCGTCATCATCTTTGAACCGGTAACCCACGCCGCGCAATTCCTGGACCTGAACGGCGAGCCAACCAGGGAGCGACAGAGCCTCTCGCTCGTGTTCGACCGCGCGCACCGGCACCACGAGACCCTCGAATTGCGGCCTGGTCCATTCCGTATCTCGGTGGAGAATCACACGGAAGTCCGCGTATTGCCGTCGGTGTGCATAGCCAATGATGCGCTTCACTCGCTGCTCGGCCGCCGCCGTCCCTTCCTCACCGCCAAACGCCTGCTCTCCAACCAGACATTTCGCGACATCTATCGCGCCGACACGATCGATGTGGACCAGCGGCTGAAGATCACGAGTCTTACGTTCCTTTTTACCGATCTGCGCGGCTCGACCGCGCTGTATGAGCGGGTCGGTGACCTTGCGGCATTCGATCTGGTGAAGACGCATTTCGGCATCCTCAATGAGATCGTGGGTGCAGAGGCGGGTGCTGTCGTCAAGACGATCGGCGACGCCGTGATGGCCACCTTTCCAACCCCCGACCGGGCCGTCGTGGCGGCGATGCGGATGCGTGATGCCATGCAGAAGCTGAACAATGAACGCGGCAATGAGGACCTCCTGCTGAAAATTGGCATCCACGAGGGGCCGTGCATCGCCGTGAGCCTGAACGAAAGGCAGGATTATTTCGGGCAGACCGTGAACATTGCCTCGCGCGTGCAGAACCTTGCCACGTCGCACGAGATCTTCGCCACCGGTTCCGTGCTTGACGATCCCCGCGCCAGCGGCCTCCTGGCCGAGCGCGGCGTGAAGCCCATGTCGCACAACGTCATGCTTCGCGGCATTACGGACCAGATCAGCATTTTTACGATTCCGTGA
- a CDS encoding Gfo/Idh/MocA family protein — MAPRIAVLGCGYWGSNHIRTLKSLGALYAVSDQNSDRAAGFAAEQGVLHIEVDDLFTHPDVDAIVMALPPQFHAEAAIKAVTNGKDVLVEKPIALTVPDAEAAVKAAHDNGRIFMVGHVLRFHTAFEKLLELIKAGHLGKVRYIHSHRLGLGKFHTENDALWDLAPHDLSMILAITGTEPLEVRGEGAAVLDHLSDFAHLHLRFPGNVRGHLFASRLNPYRERRLTVVGTKAMAVFDDMEPWEKKLAVYKHSIWQDNGQWASTTEEPTYIKIAQGMPLTRECQNFIESIETRNQPRTDGEEAIRVLRILTAGTVAHNKG, encoded by the coding sequence ATGGCTCCACGGATTGCAGTGCTGGGTTGCGGCTACTGGGGCAGTAATCATATCCGTACGTTGAAGAGCCTCGGTGCTCTTTATGCCGTCTCCGATCAGAACAGTGATCGTGCTGCAGGCTTTGCCGCCGAGCAGGGGGTTCTGCATATCGAAGTGGACGATCTTTTCACCCATCCCGACGTCGATGCCATCGTCATGGCGCTGCCGCCGCAATTCCATGCGGAAGCAGCGATCAAGGCCGTGACCAATGGCAAGGACGTGCTGGTCGAAAAGCCGATCGCCCTGACGGTGCCCGATGCGGAAGCCGCCGTGAAGGCTGCGCACGACAATGGCCGCATCTTCATGGTGGGCCATGTGCTGCGTTTCCATACGGCCTTCGAGAAACTGCTGGAACTGATCAAGGCCGGGCATCTCGGCAAGGTGCGCTATATCCACTCGCACCGCCTCGGCCTCGGCAAATTCCATACGGAAAACGATGCGCTGTGGGATCTTGCCCCGCATGACCTGTCGATGATCCTCGCCATTACCGGGACGGAGCCGCTGGAAGTGCGCGGCGAGGGCGCGGCTGTGCTCGATCATTTGAGCGATTTCGCGCATCTGCATCTGCGCTTTCCGGGCAATGTGCGCGGCCACCTCTTTGCGTCGCGGCTCAACCCCTATCGCGAGCGCCGCCTGACCGTGGTCGGTACCAAGGCCATGGCCGTATTCGACGACATGGAGCCATGGGAGAAGAAGCTCGCCGTCTACAAGCATTCGATCTGGCAGGACAATGGCCAGTGGGCTTCGACCACGGAAGAGCCGACCTATATCAAGATCGCGCAGGGCATGCCGCTGACCCGCGAATGCCAGAATTTTATCGAGAGCATCGAGACGCGCAACCAGCCGCGCACCGATGGCGAAGAGGCGATCCGGGTCTTGCGGATTTTGACGGCAGGAACTGTGGCGCATAATAAAGGGTAA
- a CDS encoding DegT/DnrJ/EryC1/StrS family aminotransferase encodes MQFIDLGAQRERINGKLDAAIAKVVREGKYILGPEVAEFEKRLADYVGVEHVIACANGTDALLMPLMAKGIGPGDAVFCPSFTFAATAEVVALAGAEPVFIDVDPDTYNINVEQLEAAIAAVRAEGRLQPKAIIPVDLFGLAANYTSLSAIAAREGLFVIEDAAQSIGGKRDNAMCGAFGDVAATSFYPAKPLGCYGDGGAMFTNDGALAEVLRSVLFHGKGETQYDNVRIGLNSRLDTIQAAILIEKLAILEDEMEARQVVAKRYANGLKDVVKVAYMPEGSRSAWAQYAIETKNRDALKAHLHANGIPSVIYYVKPLHLQVAYERYMRAPGGLPVSETLPKNILCLPMHPYLSEADQDRIIGTIRDFHGE; translated from the coding sequence ATGCAGTTCATCGATCTCGGCGCACAGCGTGAACGGATTAACGGCAAACTCGATGCGGCGATCGCTAAAGTTGTGCGTGAAGGCAAATATATTCTCGGACCGGAAGTTGCCGAATTCGAAAAACGCCTGGCCGATTATGTCGGCGTCGAGCATGTGATTGCCTGCGCCAACGGTACCGATGCGCTGCTGATGCCCTTGATGGCGAAGGGGATTGGCCCGGGGGATGCGGTGTTCTGCCCGAGCTTCACCTTTGCCGCGACGGCCGAAGTGGTGGCGCTTGCCGGTGCCGAGCCGGTTTTCATCGATGTCGATCCCGATACCTACAATATCAATGTGGAGCAGCTTGAGGCAGCGATTGCCGCCGTGCGCGCCGAGGGCCGGTTGCAGCCAAAGGCGATCATCCCCGTTGATCTGTTTGGCCTCGCTGCCAACTACACTTCCCTTTCCGCCATTGCAGCGCGGGAAGGCCTGTTCGTGATCGAGGATGCGGCGCAGTCGATCGGCGGCAAGCGCGACAATGCCATGTGCGGCGCCTTTGGCGACGTGGCAGCGACCAGCTTCTATCCGGCCAAGCCGCTCGGCTGCTACGGCGATGGCGGTGCGATGTTCACCAATGATGGTGCGCTGGCGGAGGTGCTGCGTTCCGTGCTGTTCCACGGCAAGGGCGAGACGCAGTATGACAATGTGCGCATTGGGCTGAATTCACGCCTCGACACGATCCAGGCGGCAATCCTGATCGAAAAGCTCGCCATTCTCGAAGATGAGATGGAGGCGCGGCAGGTTGTGGCGAAGCGTTATGCCAACGGGCTGAAGGATGTGGTCAAGGTGGCCTATATGCCGGAAGGCTCGCGTTCGGCCTGGGCGCAGTATGCGATCGAGACAAAGAACCGCGATGCACTCAAGGCGCATCTGCATGCCAACGGTATTCCGTCGGTGATCTATTATGTGAAGCCGCTGCATCTGCAGGTGGCGTATGAGCGTTACATGCGTGCGCCGGGCGGTCTGCCGGTTTCGGAGACCTTGCCGAAGAACATTCTTTGCCTGCCAATGCATCCATACTTGAGCGAAGCCGATCAGGATCGGATCATCGGCACGATCCGGGATTTTCATGGAGAATAA
- the mnmA gene encoding tRNA 2-thiouridine(34) synthase MnmA codes for MTLNNLDLPGKPEDTRIVVAMSGGVDSSVVAGILKRQGYDVVGVTLQLYDHGASTHRAGSCCAGQDIEDARRVSERLGIPHYVLDYEARFREAVIDPFAASYVSGETPIPCVSCNQTVKFADLLQTARDLGADALATGHYIRSHANGAHRALFRPVDTDKDQSYFLFATTQEQIDYLRFPLGGLTKPETRAIAEELGLTVANKQDSQDICFVPQGKYSDIISKLKPEAANPGDIVHIDGRVLGRHEGIVHYTIGQRRGIGVATGDPLYVIHLDAKNARVIVGPREALETRKVYLRNVNWLGDDALESIPQGGVEVYAKVRSTRPPRPAVLHHEGGETWVELVDGESGIAPGQACVLYSDDSNTARVFGGGFIGRSERAPQAEAMLKRLAQQGQHA; via the coding sequence ATGACACTGAATAATCTCGATCTGCCGGGAAAGCCGGAAGACACCCGTATCGTCGTTGCCATGTCTGGCGGCGTGGATTCTTCTGTCGTGGCCGGCATCCTCAAACGCCAGGGCTATGATGTCGTCGGCGTGACCCTGCAGCTCTACGATCATGGCGCATCGACCCATCGCGCCGGGTCCTGCTGCGCCGGTCAGGACATCGAGGACGCGCGCCGCGTTTCCGAGCGTCTTGGCATTCCGCACTATGTCCTCGACTATGAAGCACGTTTCCGCGAAGCCGTGATCGATCCGTTCGCTGCGAGCTATGTCAGCGGCGAGACGCCGATTCCCTGCGTCTCATGCAATCAGACCGTCAAGTTCGCCGACCTCCTGCAGACCGCCCGCGATCTTGGCGCCGATGCACTGGCGACAGGCCATTATATTCGCAGCCATGCCAATGGTGCGCATCGCGCCCTCTTCCGCCCCGTCGATACCGACAAGGACCAGAGCTATTTCCTCTTTGCCACGACGCAGGAGCAGATCGACTACCTGCGCTTCCCGCTCGGCGGACTAACCAAGCCGGAAACCCGCGCCATTGCCGAAGAACTTGGTCTCACCGTTGCCAACAAGCAGGACAGCCAGGACATCTGCTTCGTGCCGCAGGGCAAATATTCGGACATTATCTCCAAACTGAAGCCGGAGGCTGCCAATCCCGGCGATATCGTCCACATCGACGGGCGGGTGCTCGGCCGCCATGAAGGCATCGTCCATTATACAATCGGCCAGCGCCGCGGCATTGGCGTCGCCACTGGCGACCCGCTCTATGTCATCCATCTCGATGCGAAGAATGCACGTGTCATTGTCGGCCCGCGCGAAGCGCTCGAAACCCGTAAGGTGTACCTGCGCAACGTCAACTGGCTGGGCGATGATGCTTTGGAAAGTATCCCGCAGGGCGGCGTCGAAGTTTACGCCAAGGTCCGCTCGACCCGCCCGCCTCGTCCGGCTGTCCTGCATCATGAGGGTGGGGAAACGTGGGTGGAACTGGTCGACGGCGAAAGCGGCATCGCACCGGGGCAGGCCTGCGTTCTCTATTCGGACGACAGCAATACCGCCCGCGTCTTCGGCGGCGGCTTCATTGGCCGTTCGGAACGCGCCCCACAGGCGGAAGCCATGCTCAAGCGCCTGGCACAGCAGGGTCAGCACGCCTAG
- a CDS encoding DUF1153 domain-containing protein codes for MTDLVRPRVKYVIGPDGSPLTIADLPPANTRRWVIRRKAEVVAAVRGGLLSLEEACQRYTLTVEEFLSWQSSISDHGLAGLRTTRIQQYRH; via the coding sequence ATGACCGATCTTGTTCGACCGAGAGTAAAATATGTAATCGGCCCGGATGGCAGCCCACTGACCATCGCCGATCTTCCACCCGCGAATACGCGGCGTTGGGTTATTCGCCGCAAGGCTGAGGTGGTTGCCGCTGTGCGCGGTGGTCTTCTTAGTCTTGAGGAGGCTTGCCAACGCTATACTTTGACGGTGGAAGAGTTCCTGTCCTGGCAGTCCTCGATCTCCGATCACGGGCTGGCTGGCCTTCGAACGACCCGGATACAGCAATATCGTCATTAG
- a CDS encoding SUMF1/EgtB/PvdO family nonheme iron enzyme, with the protein MTVRKRLIGATTLVVMLASVLALPVASRSDGAGEAENLALGSQTLCENYSGLPAGWPDKFNAGMVHIAAGAFVFGSTRGYLDERPASHEKTQIHSFWIDQTEVTNAQFAAFVRATGYTSDAERQGGGAVFHTPSDNEMVQRDLAWWTYVKGASWRHPLGPGSTIAGKVNQPVTLVTRADALAFAHWLGRDLPTEAEWEYAAKAGHEGADLDVAPYDDKGKPAANYWQGPFPTFNTAEDGHDDLAPVGCYGANDFKLFDTIGNAWEWTKDIYTGPHQPHTNGDTAEIMPASRKPNIRGEIDTPNLDALAAQGRVLTNFHTGAKCQVTRSQLLTGTEHHLIGQGTMGSNPNDPRFGKPGYENYLNDSALTFVQLLNDAGYHTYMSGKWQLGGTSSKGDEGESPGGRRPQGWGFERTLIPSGGSHVHYIDPSNQTPGAEIEVFSKDGKYTAADYSGKSQYSADLFTRELIRQIDLDHGDKKPFFAYLAFNTPHVPMEAPDADLEKYKGRYKEGFNVVRENRIDKQKKLGIIPQDFTPTSLASKWKDLSPVQKQVFERRMQVYAAMVDNLDQNVGLIVQHLKEIGEYDNTFIVFQSDNGAPDSNDKFANITTEGDDLTLVITKLGRLGIGKLPEFRRSPEWASVSNTPFRGFKTELYEGGVSTPAIFVLPGQKEKLPALHEFAHVTDFAPTVLELAGVTPPSEQAQPDVVHVDAGQEGKLSKVLYQGKAVYPVTGTSLLGWLKGEKNGAIHSDPQVDEFDSQIYVNKGEWKALWQPLIIKKEKSTVEGWKLFNVASDRGETTALNANHPETLKELIEAWQGYATRVGVVSYGDVWPPKAADLK; encoded by the coding sequence ATGACTGTTCGAAAGCGGCTCATCGGCGCAACCACCCTTGTGGTAATGCTGGCTTCAGTCCTGGCACTGCCGGTTGCTTCGAGAAGCGACGGCGCTGGCGAGGCAGAAAATCTGGCCCTTGGCTCGCAAACGCTCTGCGAGAATTACTCCGGACTGCCAGCAGGGTGGCCGGACAAGTTCAATGCCGGAATGGTTCACATTGCTGCAGGCGCCTTCGTCTTCGGCTCGACGCGTGGCTATCTGGATGAACGCCCGGCAAGCCACGAGAAAACGCAAATTCACAGCTTCTGGATCGACCAGACTGAAGTGACCAACGCTCAGTTCGCGGCTTTCGTACGCGCGACCGGCTACACCAGTGATGCAGAGCGCCAAGGCGGCGGTGCTGTCTTTCACACGCCGAGCGACAACGAAATGGTGCAGCGTGATCTTGCTTGGTGGACCTATGTCAAAGGCGCATCGTGGCGTCACCCTCTGGGGCCGGGTAGCACGATCGCGGGCAAAGTTAATCAACCAGTGACGCTGGTAACCCGGGCCGACGCGCTCGCGTTTGCGCATTGGCTAGGCCGCGATCTGCCCACTGAAGCTGAGTGGGAATATGCGGCGAAGGCTGGGCATGAGGGTGCTGATCTGGACGTCGCTCCGTACGACGATAAAGGCAAACCAGCAGCCAATTACTGGCAAGGACCTTTCCCCACATTCAACACCGCCGAGGACGGCCATGACGATCTCGCCCCCGTTGGTTGCTACGGCGCCAATGATTTCAAACTCTTCGACACGATCGGCAATGCCTGGGAATGGACAAAGGACATCTATACCGGTCCGCACCAGCCGCACACCAATGGCGACACGGCGGAAATCATGCCTGCCTCCCGCAAGCCGAACATCCGCGGCGAAATCGATACGCCCAATCTGGACGCGCTGGCAGCGCAAGGCCGCGTCCTGACCAATTTCCACACCGGCGCCAAGTGTCAGGTGACACGGTCACAACTGCTCACCGGCACTGAGCATCATCTTATCGGCCAAGGCACAATGGGGTCGAACCCCAATGATCCCCGTTTTGGCAAACCCGGCTATGAGAATTATCTCAATGACAGTGCGCTCACCTTTGTGCAGTTGCTCAATGATGCCGGCTACCACACTTACATGTCCGGTAAGTGGCAATTGGGAGGAACCTCCAGCAAGGGCGATGAAGGTGAGAGCCCGGGCGGCCGTAGACCACAAGGCTGGGGATTTGAACGTACGTTGATCCCGAGCGGCGGCTCACATGTGCATTATATCGACCCGAGCAACCAGACACCAGGTGCTGAGATTGAAGTCTTTTCGAAAGACGGCAAATATACAGCTGCCGACTATAGCGGCAAATCTCAATATTCCGCTGATCTGTTTACCCGCGAACTCATCCGCCAGATCGATCTCGATCACGGCGACAAGAAGCCTTTCTTCGCCTATCTCGCTTTCAACACGCCGCATGTGCCGATGGAAGCCCCGGATGCCGATCTGGAGAAATATAAGGGACGCTACAAGGAGGGTTTCAATGTCGTGCGGGAGAATCGCATCGACAAACAAAAGAAACTGGGAATTATTCCGCAAGATTTTACGCCTACATCGCTCGCCTCGAAATGGAAGGACCTATCACCAGTCCAGAAACAGGTTTTCGAGCGTCGTATGCAGGTCTATGCGGCGATGGTCGATAATCTCGATCAAAATGTCGGGCTTATCGTCCAGCATCTCAAGGAGATAGGCGAATATGACAATACGTTCATTGTATTTCAGTCCGACAATGGTGCGCCAGATAGCAATGACAAATTCGCCAACATTACTACGGAAGGGGACGATCTGACCCTCGTTATCACCAAGTTGGGTCGTCTGGGTATTGGTAAACTACCCGAATTTCGGCGCAGTCCCGAATGGGCTAGTGTCAGCAATACGCCATTCCGCGGCTTCAAGACTGAATTGTATGAAGGAGGCGTCAGCACGCCGGCGATTTTTGTGCTTCCAGGACAAAAGGAGAAATTGCCGGCGCTGCACGAATTCGCGCATGTGACCGATTTCGCCCCAACTGTACTGGAGCTTGCGGGCGTCACGCCACCAAGCGAGCAGGCACAACCGGACGTGGTTCACGTCGACGCCGGACAGGAGGGCAAGCTTAGCAAGGTGCTTTACCAGGGTAAGGCTGTCTATCCCGTTACGGGAACATCGCTGCTTGGCTGGCTGAAGGGAGAAAAAAACGGCGCAATCCATTCCGATCCCCAAGTCGACGAGTTTGACAGTCAGATCTATGTGAACAAGGGCGAATGGAAAGCACTTTGGCAACCTTTGATCATCAAGAAGGAGAAATCTACGGTAGAAGGATGGAAACTCTTCAATGTTGCCAGTGATCGAGGTGAAACCACCGCTCTGAATGCAAACCATCCTGAAACGCTTAAGGAGCTTATCGAAGCCTGGCAGGGCTATGCGACCCGCGTCGGGGTGGTTTCTTATGGTGATGTATGGCCGCCAAAAGCAGCGGACCTCAAATAA
- a CDS encoding paraquat-inducible protein A, which produces MPVRFFIPIFLFIATFTLALGLTMPLMNISKLYFFDENPSLLGIIGSLWAGGDWLLTVIVTLFSVILPITKLAVAHLAAAQVPAAAQVLHRWIGILSKWSMLDVLLVALVIFGAKTSGLATAIAQPGLWFFTASAILSAVATHFIVREEKSAT; this is translated from the coding sequence ATGCCGGTAAGATTTTTCATTCCCATCTTTCTGTTCATTGCGACTTTCACCCTGGCGCTCGGGTTGACCATGCCCTTGATGAACATCAGCAAGCTGTATTTTTTCGACGAAAACCCCTCGCTCCTGGGTATCATTGGATCGCTCTGGGCCGGCGGTGACTGGCTTTTGACCGTGATCGTCACGCTGTTTTCCGTGATCCTGCCGATCACCAAACTGGCAGTTGCGCACCTGGCTGCAGCGCAGGTACCCGCTGCAGCACAGGTTCTTCACCGCTGGATCGGCATCCTGTCGAAATGGTCGATGCTGGACGTGCTGCTCGTCGCCCTGGTCATTTTTGGAGCCAAGACCAGCGGGCTCGCAACTGCGATCGCCCAGCCCGGCCTGTGGTTTTTCACCGCCTCGGCAATCTTGTCAGCAGTAGCAACACACTTCATCGTGCGTGAGGAAAAGTCTGCGACTTAA